One stretch of Bombina bombina isolate aBomBom1 chromosome 7, aBomBom1.pri, whole genome shotgun sequence DNA includes these proteins:
- the LOC128636523 gene encoding zinc finger protein 239-like, which yields MLTKEVQGQSEINTSKELTIHDQNKQKYFALNEIFAYDCSYAKYKSRKMKRNMSRCSTIAAVTNHNVPHAKKKAKINGREFNVIPKIQDQQHNTHLEKYEHVCPNCDKVFRAKSDLIRHQRTHAKEKLYVCLKCGKGFYERSHLVTHDRTHTGVKPYICPECGKGFAQKPSLIKHYRIHTGGKGFSDNSGLVSHFRTHTGEKPFVCTECGKSFSHKASLLKHQKTHTGEKPYVCPECGKAFSQRSNLYIHHRTHKGERPYICSKCGKSFAENSHLVKHLRTHSGEKLYICQYCGKGFSGRSYLLKHHRIHK from the coding sequence ATGCTAACTAAGGAGGTTCAAGGACAATCAGAAATAAATACATCTAAAGAGTTGACAATACATGATCAgaataaacaaaaatactttgcTCTAAATGAGATTTTTGCCTATGATTGTAGCTATGCAAAATATAAATCAAGAAAAATGAAAAGGAACATGAGCAGATGCAGCACCATAGCAGCTGTAACCAATCACAATGTGCCACATGCCAAGAAGAAAGCTAAAATAAATGGCAGAGAGTTTAATGTAATACCTAAGATCCAAGATCAACAACATAATACTCATCTGGAAAAGTATGAACATGTTTGTCCAAACTGTGATAAAGTTTTCCGTGCAAAGTCAGATCTGATTAGGCACCAGAGAACTCATGCAAAAGAAAAGCTATATGTGTGTCTAAAATGTGGGAAAGGTTTCTATGAACGTTCACATCTAGTAACACATGATAGGACCCATACAGGGGTAAAGCCATATATATGTCCTGAATGTGGAAAAGGCTTTGCTCAAAAACCAAGTCTAATTAAACACTATAGAATTCATACAGGGGGGAAAGGCTTCTCTGATAACTCCGGTTTAGTTTCACATTTCAGaactcacacaggagaaaagccgtttgTTTGCACTGAATGTGGAAAAAGTTTTTCTCACAAGGCAAGTCTGCTTAAACATCAAAAGacacacacaggagaaaagccttatgtatgtcctgaATGTGGAAAAGCTTTCTCTCAAAGATCGAACCTGTATATACACCACAGAACTCATAAAGGAGAAAGGCCGTATATCTGCAGCAAATGTGGAAAAAGCTTTGCAGAAAACTCACATCTGGTTAAACATCTTAGAACGCATTCAGGAGAGAAGCTGTATATTTGTCAGTATTGTGGAAAAGGGTTCTCTGGTAGGTCTTATCTACTAAAACATCAccgaatacataaataa